In a single window of the Elaeis guineensis isolate ETL-2024a chromosome 8, EG11, whole genome shotgun sequence genome:
- the LOC140851087 gene encoding elongation factor Tu, mitochondrial-like produces MAAAAVLRNSSARRLLRFPSSSPLHYSSCWGAILSPFSASKPRSPQGSNGGSVFEAGFWWRTMATFTRTKPHVNVGTIGHVDHGKTTLTAAITKVLAEEGKAKAVAFDEIDKAPEEKARGITIATAHVEYETAKRHYAHVDCPGHADYVKVSSHNVLTYS; encoded by the exons ATGGCAGCTGCGGCCGTCCTCAGAAACTCGAGCGCGAGGCGCCTCCTCCGCTTCCCCTCCTCTTCCCCTCTCCATTATTCCAGTTGTTGGGGAGCGATCTTGAGTCCTTTCTCGGCTTCAAAGCCGCGCTCTCCGCAGGGTTCCAATGGGGGGAGCGTCTTCGAGGCGGGATTTTGGTGGAGGACGATGGCCACCTTCACTCGCAC GAAGCCTCATGTGAATGTTGGTACCATTGGACATGTCGATCATGGGAAAACTACACTCACAGCGGCCATTACCAAG GTTCTTGCTGAAGAGGGAAAAGCCAAGGCAGTTGCTTTTGATGAAATTGACAAGGCACCGGAGGAGAAAGCTAGAGGGATTACCATAGCGACA GCCCATGTGGAGTATGAGACTGCTAAGCGGCATTATGCTCATGTAGATTGCCCAGGACATGCAGATTATGTTAAGGTAAGTTCTCATAATGTGTTGACATATTCATAA